In the Pedobacter cryoconitis genome, TGCATAAAAATAGGGTTTGATTCGTTTCAATGCACTCTGATAAAATCTGATATATTTATAATCTACTAATAACTTCTGATCTTCACTTCCACTTCCTAAACCCCAGGTATACTGCGGGTAAACCAGGAAACGTGTATCTCCCTGAATATTCCAGGTATTGTCTGCTAACCAGATATTGGAACGCAGAGGCAGTCCAAACCGGCTTTTCAAATTCCAGTATGGCGTAAATGTGACGTTCGAGATATTCGTTGTCTTGCGGTCACCTAAATAAAAACCCGCACTGGTTGAGGTAATCAATGCTGTTCCTCCTCCTGGCACATTACCTCCGATAGGTAAGAGTGAAAAGAAAACTTTTCTAGGCTGATCTCCAGTTTTTACACCTGGTTTTATTTTAAATAATATTTTGGCATAATCTATCAAATCCCGTTTAATCGAAGTATCACGGACTTGATTATTTGCAGAAATAGCATCAGCTGCATTTTGTGCACTGGCACTGTAAGTAATCAATAAAAAGGAGAACAGAAAAATAGATTTTTGCATTAGGCAAGAAGATAGTTGGTGTATAATTACAGCTTAACCAAATGCCGTGCCGTATTGTTTATTTTTTTATTAAAATACTTAATATTTCTGCTGGTTGTTATTTGTTACCTTTGGAATACAGGTGTTATTTTATTAAAATATACCAATACAGTTTGGCTATGAAACAATACCGATATGAAGAATTTACAATAATTATTGAAGCTCAGATCAAAGAAGGAGTCTATAAACCAGGACATAAATTACCATCGGTGAGAGCTTTAATGCGAAGATATGCCATGAGTACGGGTGCTGTACAACAAGGTTTTGACTATTTAATGAGTAAAGGTTTGGTAGAAAGCATTTATAAATCTGGCTATTATGTGGCTAATTTGCCTGAAAATCAGGTCAGTATTGGTAGTATAAAACGAATGCCAGTAATCAGAGATGCTGTGTTTAAGCATAAATTATCACAGACAACTTCTTTGCGTGCCAGCAGGAATTCTTTAACCGAGTTTAATGTAGCTGCTCCGGGAGACTTGTTAGTCCCTCAAAAAATGATTTTGAGAACTATGCAACAAGTCATCAGAGAACAAGGTGCCGGACTATTAAGATACTATCCATCAACAGGATCCGAAGAATTAAAACATAACATTTGCAAACATGCTGCCCATTATAATGCCAAACTTAATGCGGATGAGCTGATCATTACCGATGGTGCACTGCAGGCGTTATACATTGCCCTGGTCTCCATTTGTTCTCCTGGTGATATCGTTGCTGTAGAAAGCCCTTGTGTATTTTCCATTCTTCAGGTAATTAAGACCTTACAGCTAAAAGTGATAGAAATTCCAATGGATTCCCAGACTGGATTTGATATCGGGCATTTAAAAAAAGCATGTTCCACTATAAAAATAAGAGCAATTATAGTGACCCCGAATTTTCAAAATCCTACGGGGATATTACTTACTGACGAACAGAAAAAAGAGTTACTGGCCGTTGCACACCATCAGGGGATAGCTATTATTGAAAATGACGTATATGGAGATTTAAATTTCACAGGGCAAAGACCAGCTAATCTTAAATCATTTGATGAAAGCGGCCTGGTGATGACCTATTCTTCGTACGCTAAGACACTGGCTGCGGGAATCCGGCTGGGTTGGTTATCTGCAGGACAGTTTTTTCAAAAAGCAGAACAAGTGAAATTTTCGACTGGCAGCACTGTTGCCCCCGTCTATCAGGAAACCGTAAATAAACTGCTGAATTCGAAAAGTTATGACAGGCATATCAGAACCTTCAGAACAGAGTTATCAAAAAATGCTTATTATACACTCAATCTGCTGCGTACTTATTTTCCAAAAGGTACGCATGTAGCTATGCCCGCAGGGGGATATAATTTATGGGTAAAGCTGGCTGATGAGATTAACATCAAAGATTTTTATCTGCATTGCGAAAAAGTAGGCGTAAAATTTACACCGGGAGAGACCTTTTCTTTCTCTAGTGATTTTAAACGGTTTTTCAGAATAGTATTTGCTGATCAGTATTCTGCAAAGCATATCGAAGGGTTGAAACTTGCAGGTAAAACTATGTTGTAAATCCAGAAATCTACGGGCGCCAATAAGATAGATTGCACATCAATGAGATCAGGTGATAACTGTATCGGTCATTTAGCTGTAATGTGTATCTGTATCGGTTAATGATCCTGTTTACCTTTGATCCTATAAAATTAAAATCATGGATCAAAAAGTTATCACGAAATTCAAAGTAGCAACTGAAGATGCAATTTCTGAATTATTGTACCTGACCAGGACTATTGCTTTAGAAAAATATGCACATTTAGTAAACGAAGAAGTCATCGAAGCTTATATTTCACTTCATTATAATGATAAACAAATAATTGATGAAATGAATAGTTTTGGTAACCAGTGGCTGGTTGTCTATGTAGATGAAAAAGCAGCTGGTTATGCATTTATAACTACTCAAGGCAAAAGACCTGTGGTATTAGAGGGTAAAAAGGCAGTCTCTATTGCTGATTTCTGTGTTTTAAAAGAGTATTTACCTGGCCAGGCTAAACAATCCCTGCTCAATAAATGCTTAACTATTGGTAAAGGTTATGAATCAATATGGCTGACAGAACAAATTGATAGTCCGTTAATATCATTTTTTGAAGCCCATGGACTTCAGCCTATAACAGAAAGAAATGAACATATCCATCCAGACATCCCGATGTGCTATCTGATCAAAGAGAATTAGTTTTTAAGGAGCAGCTTATAGAACCTGCTGCTCCTTATTGCTAAATCCTGGAGCCCAGGTGTCTGTCTTTCTGATCCCCGCTAATTAAATAAGTCAGTTCATCACAATAACATAGTTGATCCCCTTGAAAACGAAATTCTCCGATGACTTGTATTTTCATATCCCCGGCCGATTTTTTACTGACGATATGATTGGAGAAAACAGTGTAGCCTTCCTGAACTAATGTTTTGATATCAATTTGAATCTCAGGCATATCTTTTTTCAGTTTTTTCATATGCTGAGTGAAGCCCTCAAAATTCAGCATATGACCATCTACATGCTGCACATAATTTGGACTAAAATATTTACTAACAAGCTCTTCATTGTAAACAGGACTTTCAAGTACTTCTGAAAACAGCTCTTTTAAACGCGATTTATAATCTATCATCTCTCTATTATTTGACTACAAAATTATCATGGATAAGCTGCTGTACAATGGCATATAGGTGGCAATTATTGGACTATCCGCGGAAGCCCGGTTCTGTTTTTCGTCTATTTCTTAAGTGGACAAATTGATTTGTGGTTAGGTATGTTTAAACGTTGTTAAGAATTCATAATGCCAATTACCTGTATGAATTTTTCCTTGCCATTGCTCGTGTTTCTGAGGTCTGCTATGGATTACTATTCTTTAATGATCCTGGAATTAGTGTAATCATTATTCTTATCATTTTTCTACCGGGAGTTAAGCAGGTATTATTAGTCTTCAGGAGTAAAGTAATACCTTATTAAGCGGTATAAATAGTATACTAATTGTTCGCATTTCTGAAAATATCTGACGAGATTTTTTCAGGCAATCCAGCTATGTTTTGTAGGGGTTGTGGCTAGGTTGTGGTATACATTGAACTAGCCTTGAACTAGTATTCGACTACCCTTGAAGTAGCCCAGGCTACTTCAATCCTACTTCAACGGTTCTTCAACCCTACTTCAATGTATACCACAACCCCTACAGTACCCCTACAAAACCAGGCCTTAACTATGCGCTGTCCTGGCCATGGAATTACCTTCAGAAAGGTGAGGTTTTATAATGAATTATATTGTTTTGATTTAACTGTGATCGGCCCGTAGCGCCAATCATTGTGCATACTTTTTGCGGTATTCAGTAGGCGTGAGGTAAGTATGTTTTTTAAACGAAGTATTAAAAGATGATTTAGAGTTAAATC is a window encoding:
- a CDS encoding PLP-dependent aminotransferase family protein, whose amino-acid sequence is MKQYRYEEFTIIIEAQIKEGVYKPGHKLPSVRALMRRYAMSTGAVQQGFDYLMSKGLVESIYKSGYYVANLPENQVSIGSIKRMPVIRDAVFKHKLSQTTSLRASRNSLTEFNVAAPGDLLVPQKMILRTMQQVIREQGAGLLRYYPSTGSEELKHNICKHAAHYNAKLNADELIITDGALQALYIALVSICSPGDIVAVESPCVFSILQVIKTLQLKVIEIPMDSQTGFDIGHLKKACSTIKIRAIIVTPNFQNPTGILLTDEQKKELLAVAHHQGIAIIENDVYGDLNFTGQRPANLKSFDESGLVMTYSSYAKTLAAGIRLGWLSAGQFFQKAEQVKFSTGSTVAPVYQETVNKLLNSKSYDRHIRTFRTELSKNAYYTLNLLRTYFPKGTHVAMPAGGYNLWVKLADEINIKDFYLHCEKVGVKFTPGETFSFSSDFKRFFRIVFADQYSAKHIEGLKLAGKTML